Within Microterricola gilva, the genomic segment ACGAGCTGCCAACGAGCCCAGCGCCTGAAGCGGATGTCGCCGAGCGCCTCGACCTCGGCGACCCGACCGCCTGGCACCGGGTGTCGCCGAAGTACCTCGTCGTGGAGATCGTTGGAACGGTGATCGGTGGTCTGCTGTTCTGCGCGGGCGCCGCGGCCGTCTGGATCCTCGGCGATCAGCAGTGGGCGCTCTGGGTTCTCATCGGAATCGCTGCCCTGTTCATCGTGACCTTGACCGTGGAGCCGCGCCGCGTGCGCTCGATCGGCTACCAGCTCCGCTCCGACGACCTGCTGTTCCGCCGCGGCATCATGTTCCAACGCTTCGTGTCTGTTCCGTACGGGCGCATGCAGCTCGTCGACATCACGCGCAGCCCCGTCGCGCGGGCGCTCGGCCTGGCCGAGCTGAAGTTCGTGACGGCCGCAGCGGCAACAGGGGTCATCATCCCCGGGCTTCCCATGGACGAGGCCGAGGCGCTGCGCGACCGCCTGGTCGCACTGGCCGAGAGCCGCCGGGCGGGGCTGTGAGCCTGAACGACGCGGCTGCCCCCGGCATCCCTCCGCGCGGGGTGTCGAACCTCGCCGACGGTGAGTGGCACCGGCTGCACCCGGCCACGCCGCTGCTGAAGGGCGGCGTCGCCCTCATCGCGATCACCGGCATCGTGATCGCGAATCTGCGCGAGCGACTGGTCGAGCTGTTCTTCGGCGTTCCGAGCTACGGCGGCGACCCGATCGACGAGATCTACAACCGCGGAGCCGTCGGCTGGGCGCTGCTCGCCATTCTCGGCGCGCTGCTCATCGTCATGGTCGGCTTCTACCTCTCGTGGCGCATGCACAGCTTCCGCGTCACCGAGGAGGCCGTCGAGGTGCGCAGCGGAATCCTGTTCCGCACCAATCGGAAGGCCAGGCTCGACCGGATCCAGGGCGTCAACATCGATCGGCCCCTGCTGCCCCGCATCTTCGGTGCGGCCAAGCTCGAGGTCGGCGTCGCGGGCCAGGACGCCAACGTGCAGTTGGCCTACCTGGGCTCCAGCCACACCGATGCCCTCCGCCGTGACATCCTGCGGCTGGCATCCGGCATGCGCCAGGGCGCCGCCGCGCCCGCTGCTGCGGCGACGCCGGGAACAGCGACGACGGCCGCGCCCGCGGAGCTCGCCCCCGGCACGGTGGGGGCCGCGAACGGCACCGCAGCGGGCCACGAACCGCACACGTCCGGGGCGCACGGCCTCGCGGCATCCGCCGGCGCGCTGATCACCCAGCGCGCGAACGAGTTCCTCGCGCCGGAGCTCGACCCGGATGCCGCACCGCCGGAGTCCGTCGTGCACATCCCGCCGCTCCGACTCATCGCCTCGATCGCGGCGAGCGGCTTCACGCTCGTGCTGATCGCCCTCGCCGTCGCCGTTCCGATCGCCCTGGCGAACCAGCAGTACTGGGTCATCTTCGGCTTCGTGCCCGCGCTCATCGGTGGCGCGAGCTACTACATCAACCGCTTCACCAAGGGGCTGCGCTACACGATCGCGGGAA encodes:
- a CDS encoding PH domain-containing protein — its product is MHELPTSPAPEADVAERLDLGDPTAWHRVSPKYLVVEIVGTVIGGLLFCAGAAAVWILGDQQWALWVLIGIAALFIVTLTVEPRRVRSIGYQLRSDDLLFRRGIMFQRFVSVPYGRMQLVDITRSPVARALGLAELKFVTAAAATGVIIPGLPMDEAEALRDRLVALAESRRAGL
- a CDS encoding PH domain-containing protein gives rise to the protein MSLNDAAAPGIPPRGVSNLADGEWHRLHPATPLLKGGVALIAITGIVIANLRERLVELFFGVPSYGGDPIDEIYNRGAVGWALLAILGALLIVMVGFYLSWRMHSFRVTEEAVEVRSGILFRTNRKARLDRIQGVNIDRPLLPRIFGAAKLEVGVAGQDANVQLAYLGSSHTDALRRDILRLASGMRQGAAAPAAAATPGTATTAAPAELAPGTVGAANGTAAGHEPHTSGAHGLAASAGALITQRANEFLAPELDPDAAPPESVVHIPPLRLIASIAASGFTLVLIALAVAVPIALANQQYWVIFGFVPALIGGASYYINRFTKGLRYTIAGTADGVRVGYGLLSTSNETIPPGRIHAIAVTQPLLWRPFGWWTIRINTAGHSQQNGQNASNTTVLPVGRIDDVERVLALLLPESGLLPAGSGFTALAPGAVPVEQPAPTAELSAGLPVGPAEPLAELLAEPLAELPTAADAAIPSLIERGLVSKGGADGFTNAPRRAAWLRPFSWRRTGFALTENTVLLRHGVIARELALVPFARMQSVGATQGPIQRKLRLGAVHLHTVAGPVSARLNTIDDSIAAELFETLAAGAVASGASDTSHRWGSRQDAQ